The genomic stretch GGGCAATAGTTTGAACTATTGACTGGTAAGCTATTCGATAAGTGTATAATATGTTCTGGCACTATTAATTCAAAAACAGATACATATGATTGACAATCATTGATTGTACTATTTTTTTCCTCTTTAATAATTCCACaatgttcttaaaaaaaaacaacaacagaattaTGCATATGACAAAACAGGTCGTGCAGAAATCTACATTATGGTAACATAAGAACATTCAAACTTTATACCACATGACAATGTCTTAAATGTAGCAAGATTGCTGCCCTTactgactgcttaatacaggtttaactataatattatgtatattgCTGGAATTTGCTGATATGTTTGTTATAGAAAGCTTATACGTGAAAATTTTCATCTGACACGATCTTTATTAGGAAAAAggaaggcaaaaaaaaaaaaaaaaaatatctagaatTTAAGTCTAACATTCAACCTCATAACATAATGATTTATTGTTTGGCCCTGAATCCTTACTGCAGGGTAACATGTCATACAACTGATGTTATACCCATAATTTTGTACTGGACCAAAAATACCGAAACTATTTACCAGTCCGCCTGTGTATTCTTGGAGTAATCTTTCCTTGAAATGAAGACCTGCTTACATGTCGAAGATCTATCACAGATCCCGGAGGATCTTCATATTCAGAGTTTTGTGGAGAAGCTTCATAATCGTCCCCATCTCCGTGTATGGAAGAAAGTGTTCTGTTATTCACTGAATCCATCTGTGTTCCAGAGTCATCAGAATCTTCATGAGTCTGAAAAGAAAacggaaaatataaaaagaaaaaactattttgacattttgtaacTTAAAACTAAGAAACTTTTACAAGAGAATATATTTGTATATCCACTCAATAGGGAGACTTATAATGGTTCACGGGGATCAcgagtttgatccccaggtgaGACATAACTATGTTCTCCGCAACAACTGATGAAAGCCATAATATAATGTACctatctgaaatcattcatcctccactcCTAATTCATAtgtcactaaaaatttactgactgaatagctaacagtgcagaccatgatcttagtctacactggtagcaaaggaAAAATCACTTGTTGCAAGTAGGCTAAAGGTTTATATaaagagaatattttttttgtttaagtgtAAGAATGAAGTATCCTTCACTGAGTGAACAGTGAGTGTAGTATTTTCATAACTGGTGGAGCcacatttgaaaatttaaatcatGTGATCCCaatacaaacaaattttcttcttttatcaTGTGTCATATTTCTATAGGTTTTACTACACAAGTAACATCGTATGCATCTGGTTACATAACAAGCAAACTTTTGACATCACTATgcaaagttaaataatttatttaagagAATTAGATATCTAGCTTTTACATTTTTGGTGTAGCATTtaatttaatatcatgtttttgtAGGTACTTAATATAAACTTATATGTATCTTAATTGATGTACATTCTGGAATGAATTTTCaattatttgtaatttaaattAACAGTGAATTTAGTCATAAAATAAACATCCCACTGTTTGAagcagtgaaagtttcaaatataatcTACAATTGTATTTCAGATAATCATATAACAAAAATTGGTAGTAATTAAGCATATAatgcatgtacatataaaataattaaaggtatactagaccaaattttcaaatttgaaaatattaacaaattttatgtatgtattaaaATTAAGACGTATGGATGTGAATTTACAGTACTATGCACTAGTTTTGTAATTAGTACACTCTCAATACATGTACAACTAAGTACAGTGTTTACTACCACTGGAAGTTTTTTAACTATCAACTGCTAAAATTTCTGCATTACATTTTTGTGAGTCTAGCTCTACTTCACTACAATATTACTACACaatcaatttatatatatttagttataGTCAAATACATTTGATGACAGTTTTCTGTATCTGAAGTTATGAAGTAtctatagataaaaaaaattgttttaatggaTTTCTTtatatactttgaaatcattataataatattaatggGTGACTCGTGTTCATGGATTTTGTAGTGAATCCATGAAAtaaaatcccaatgaacaagtcaAGTTCACAATCAGTAACCAGTAATTTATAATACATCAAAaggataaattatatttaaaatttgatatcaaCCCGTGAAATAGCAAAATTTAATTGGCTCAAAAACTATAAGTGATTTCACAAAAGTTGGAGAAAATTCATACCATACCATACATGTTTTTACCTTTAATGTAGAATCAGCTAGTGGTATCATGTCAATCCTTTTGTTCATGACCTCTTCCCCCTCCTCATGTGGACCTGACCTATTATGTAAATCTGGTAAAGTCACATCTAAATCAGTTGAAAGGTATGATTTTGGGGTTAAACGACTCTGATTTTTCAATGTGCTCGAGCTAAGTCTAGATCCTGTCCTGGACTGTTTTGGATCTGCTGATGGTCTCAGTGGAACAATAACATCGTACTCAGGACGTTTTCTTGTGTGGAGGTGCGGCTTTTGAAATGGTTTTGGATTTTTGGCGTTTTCGAAATCGTCTCTTGCTTGTTTTTCGTCCTGCGATTTTACTTTGTCTACATATAACCAGGTCCCTTCTTCAACTAACTGGAGAAAATTAAACTTGATCTTTTTTCTGTCTTCGTAATCAGAGAGGTTTTCTAACAGGAAATCAACGTTCTGTTCATGATGCACGTCAACAAGTGCATAACGTTTTGTACCATTTATAATACTGATATCGTTTGGAGTTACGTGTACTTTGAGCGATTTCTGGAGCAATCTAAGAAGACTGGATTTTAGTTCAGTTAGTCTGGTTTTGGTGTTGAGGTTTCCAATATATACTGTAGTACTTGAATTCACTGAGGCCATAACGTACCATAAAAATCCACTGTTCTCTGGAAAagacaattaattttaaaaatcatcttaAGTAAGGAATGAATGCTGCGAGTGAGTAATTAAAGTGAGTGAAAGTTAAAATGTATGGGTGTATACAGCTCATGTAAACAATTAGGAGATTCTCACAGGACATTTTAagattaattcataaaaattatGTTGACATATTGCTACCTCATAATCAAAAATACCATgatatgaccttgcacacttggcattcttcttgaaattttcagtgataattacagaattatggccattgaaatagccaaaatagtggatcaTTTGTTTGCGATTCCCACTGCtcaaaaagtataatattatggcctagaataatttatcctttatttaaatgtttgttatgGCTATACCCCCTTTAGACTGCAAACatctgaattattgccccttactTGTGACAAAATTTGTACCTGTGTtgtcacaccctgtgtcctacacaAACTAATGACCTCTGATTTTCTTTTGATACTCTCACGCTTTTGATAGATTTATTGCTGTATAAATTTCCCATTATgtgacattttggaaaaaaaatcaagcgGAAGTAAACACTGAatgacaaattaaatttatctccccaGAAACATGGACTAAAATCCATGACGGATTAGACTGGTAATGCATAACACTGTGTCAAAAAATCTATACCAGACAACCGCTTTCTCTGGAAACATAAAAtgttacaaacattaaaaattttaatctAAACCATTTGTTGGTGCGATTTGGGGAAATCTAGGAaatcttaccttgcattttgggaagtGTCTCTATTTTTGGATTGAGAAGCAGCCGAATATCAGCCTCTGTTATAATATGGAAGAAAAGCTCTGTCTAACTCTTGTTCTAAACTAAATGTACAGAGCGTCGACATGGTAACTGCAATCAGTATGCAATACCGTAACAGAGCGGGGTGGATATAAGAGCTGTGTATAACAGTTAAACTTCTGTTTTTAGAGCTTTTAGCTATCCAGCTTCTGTATGATTGGTTAGTCAAACTAATCTAATGCATACAATTTGTTTTAtcggagagatcgtgtttgtatacaaatccgttgtatattctatttttagaactgataagacagtgatcagGTGAGCAGACGGCAAAGGTCCATGTTTTTTGTTCCGACCCTATATGCAAAcgatttaaaaacatttgttttgcccactaGCCATGTActaccagataaacagatgttaacatGGTTACTGTGTGACGTCACGGTGATCTTTCCTATACTGGGACAGTCAAACTGTacagtagtcaaaataattcggcgtttagattgttttatatttgtgatgggcaatctaaatgtcaaaaccttgaaggaccaaaatataatggaagataaatcacagtacacagtcatgtaaattaagttattggttttatcgcttgtaGACACGGTAaatgttaatcgtgtacagtataTGTATACACAGGTATAAATCACCAGAAAAATCGAAATTTTGGAAAGTATTTGATAACTTTTacattactggtactgatgataaacccggacagaaaatgaggttttttacctgtaattttttatttctgcaaattgttatcaatgattGGTATCTAAATAAAGCTTAATTAACATTTGTTGAAAAATTtgcataattcaaatttatatttagttacgTAGCAAACTCACgtgaagtgaggccctgaaaggggtatgtaaaatgggaaCTGTACggacgttgactgatgataaattcgaccactttgtcatttaaaaaattttcctcatagtattttattgaaactttcccaaaaattcTGCAATGTTCAGTCATTCTGGATACAACAATGAAAAGTGATCAACCTAATGTCAGGCCTTTTAAATGTATACTGCCAGTGAGCATGCGTAataaacaccctcttccccagtaattttggctacatattttgttatacagataaatttaagtcatttatttatacagaatatttaccaattttggtTTTGATTACACCAGTTTGTGTTGTAAGTGGTGGGTACCAGATGGTGAGTATTAATTTATCATGGTGTGTTCAATTATTTAAATAACCAGTAGCAATCGAATAATTCTAAGGTGGtcaactttatcatctgtccgagtttatcatcagtaccagtaatcaatgaggaattgaatcgatcccctttgaaacatatatgtaagttttatttgaatttatggtcaatagcgtgaaataatcggcatttaaacctgtAGCATGTAGAGcatcggcagcgatgaaaatttcatcggaaattgcttccgttattttggtctttcgaatgtttgacgcgagtggggatattgcccatatgaaaaaattatctcaatatttccaaGGTTccatcaaatttgttggactaaccGTACAGTAACGTCACAATGGCTGCAAAactcagaaattaaaaagcagcaaCTCAgcaacagtaagcttgtctataTCACTggttatctttcctgtggttattgCTACATGCATATCACAATGGGGTCATGCCAAGAGCCGGGGTCGAAATGTTTTGTGGTCGAATATTCTCCCAAAACCAGGAAAAACAAATTACAACATGACGAGATCATATCATCCAATTACTCTCGAAAGTGTTATAGGTAAGATAATGGAAAGAATTGTAAAGAATAGACTTACTTGGAGAATAGAAGTGGAAGGAGGCATTGCAGCAACGCAATAtgcatatagaaaaaataaatcttGCACACAAACTGTATTGCGAATTGTTAACTTGGTAGAAGAGGCACATAACAATGATGAAAAGATAACATTGGTACTGATGGACTATGAGTCATGTTTTGAGAGGATATGGAGAGCAGGCCTTATGAAGAAAGCCACAAATTCAGGAGTGAAGGGTAGAATGTGGATGTACCTCAAGAACTTTTTAACAGACAGAAATTACTATATTAAAGTCAATGATTACTCTTCAGAAGAACTGACATCCAAGGTTGGAATCCCACTGGGATCTGTTTTAAGCCCGACATTGTGCAACATATACACTAGTGATTCCCTTGATAATGTTGGAGGTAAGCATGCAGAGTATGCAGATGATGTCAGTCTACTTAATCAAGCCCCAGACCTAAAAGAAGTTGTACTGAAAACAAATGAAGACCTAGACAGAATTACAAATTGGTGTAACAAATGGAACATGAAAGTAGCTCCAGAGAAAACTAGTGCAATGATATTCTGCAAGAACAGAGATGATATTCAAAGTATATGTGAGGACATTAGCATTGAACTAGACAATAAGAGAGTCGAAATAGTGCGCAGCAAGAAAATCCTTGGAATAACATTGGATGACAAACTCAGTTTTCAAGAACATATAGCTGTAAAAACAAAATCAGGATATGAAGCATTGAGAAACATAGATGTATTTATCAATCAAAATGCTGGTTGTACTCAATCTAATTATATGAGATTGTACAAATCCCTGGTCTTACCTGTGATAGACTATGGAGCACCCATATTTATAACATCAAATGACAGCTACTACAGACAATTCAATGGGGTACAAAGAAGTGCAATGCTAAAAGCAACTGGATGTGTTTCAACTACCAGTACAGACACTTTAGAAATTCTTACTAATTG from Mercenaria mercenaria strain notata chromosome 16, MADL_Memer_1, whole genome shotgun sequence encodes the following:
- the LOC123539690 gene encoding uncharacterized protein LOC123539690; its protein translation is MASVNSSTTVYIGNLNTKTRLTELKSSLLRLLQKSLKVHVTPNDISIINGTKRYALVDVHHEQNVDFLLENLSDYEDRKKIKFNFLQLVEEGTWLYVDKVKSQDEKQARDDFENAKNPKPFQKPHLHTRKRPEYDVIVPLRPSADPKQSRTGSRLSSSTLKNQSRLTPKSYLSTDLDVTLPDLHNRSGPHEEGEEVMNKRIDMIPLADSTLKTHEDSDDSGTQMDSVNNRTLSSIHGDGDDYEASPQNSEYEDPPGSVIDLRHVSRSSFQGKITPRIHRRTARTTKSSASRRDFFDFLDKQVGGESPDTEQDITPKAEAGPDEDEGTPYYRPGEVVYNNDFTKEFKSYLDGKYTLKQIRDHVSRCVCGFLNTGQKGMLLIGVDSRGKVMGIECNGQQEDRYRKHFLDAIKDIYPPVFGEEYSIHFSPLLEDNGRQHPSLKVIEVRVFPPNNPDVLYESKEGVFVRRNGVLTGPIRPSHIQEWIKQKHFADLDEMHSAEQFLKDELNKKDETIRQQGDTIRAQKSEIERQRNVIESKGCNIL
- the LOC123526843 gene encoding uncharacterized protein LOC123526843 → MTRSYHPITLESVIGKIMERIVKNRLTWRIEVEGGIAATQYAYRKNKSCTQTVLRIVNLVEEAHNNDEKITLVLMDYESCFERIWRAGLMKKATNSGVKGRMWMYLKNFLTDRNYYIKVNDYSSEELTSKVGIPLGSVLSPTLCNIYTSDSLDNVGGKHAEYADDVSLLNQAPDLKEVVLKTNEDLDRITNWCNKWNMKVAPEKTSAMIFCKNRDDIQSICEDISIELDNKRVEIVRSKKILGITLDDKLSFQEHIAVKTKSGYEALRNIDVFINQNAGCTQSNYMRLYKSLVLPVIDYGAPIFITSNDSYYRQFNGVQRSAMLKATGCVSTTSTDTLEILTNCTPMELHMKLRQCQELVRIAEKRETDPLKKEFNTWMSECQNSKGRPKTFQLMISRFNEVREDIKLENIEQEFQYSKEHLGLSRTKEYVHTETFHTSKDMQVSNIKDILGTCKDNCILAFTDGSAIGNPGPTGAGAAVYLNGYDSIPVLLKRSVSKRGNNFSGEIVGIEIALEFLTEVTSPTAKKIHIFTDCQAAITSVFCKEVPTKMIENIITIKKYLANLQDRKYEIEIHWIPGHKELTGNELADSQAKAAASEMCTSDTEENTEKRDAREVVKIMKENIKEKWNNKYSLSENVENIQEVYQQAGVRSWWERKTGKLFV